GCGCAGTACAACAGCTGGACCTTGCCGCTGTCGGTGATGGTGGTGATCCCGGCTGTCCTGTTCAGTGCCGTCGCCGGACTCTGGCTCACCGGGCGCGACAACAACATCTTCACGCAAATCGGCCTGGTCGTGCTGATTGGACTGGCGGCGAAGAACGCCATCCTGATCGTGGAGTTCGCCCGGCGTCGCGAGGATGACGGCGTGCCGTTGATGGCGGCCGTGCTCGAGGCGTGCCGCCTGCGGCTGCGTCCCGTGCTGATGACGTCACTGGCGTTCATCATGGGCGTCGTGCCGCTGGCGCTGGCCACCGGCGCGGGTGCCGAGATGCGGCGCGCCATGGGCGTCGCCGTGTTCTCCGGCATGCTCGGCGTGACCCTGTTCGGTCTGATTCTGACCCCTGTTGCCTATTACCTGGTGCGCCGGATGCGCACACGATTGGTCGCTCCCACGGTTGGTGCGATCGCAGAAGGAGCCGTCCGTGCGTAATCTCGCATCTGTCATGGTTTTGTCGCTCGCCATCCTGGGGGCTGCCTGCGCGCCGCGTTACCAGGTCCCCCAGAGCACCATTGCCGCGCCGCAGACGCTGGCCGCCACCGGCACTTCGGAGGCCGCGTTCGAGGCGGAATGGTGGCGTCAGTTCGAGGATCCCGTGCTCGACGGCCTCATGGCGCAGGCGCTCTCGGCGAACCGGGATCTCCAGGCCGCGGCGTCCCGCTTTGCCGCCGCCACCGAGTTGGCCGGGGCCGCGGCGCTGCTGCGGGCGCCCCGGGGCGGGGCCACCGCGGTGGCGGCGCGGCAACACCTGAGCGCCAGCGAGACCCCGGGTGATGCGGGCAGCGGCTCGGTCTCCCGTATTCAGGCGGCGGTTGGGGTCGCGTGGGAGGCCGACCTGTTCGGCCGCCTGCGTGAGACGCACCGCGCGGCGGTCGCCGAGGCCGCGGCCGCGGCGATGGATGTGCGTGGCGCGCAGGTTGCGATCGCGGCGCAGGTGGCGGCGGCGTACTTCGAGTTGCGCGGCGCCGAGCAGGACCTGGCGCTGATCGACCGGCTGCAGTCGAGCACGCAGCAGCAACTCGAGACGACGCGCGCGCTGATTGCGGCCGGACGCGTCACCCGGCTCGACCTGTTGCGCGCGCAGCAGGTGGAGGACGAGTTGGCGGTGGCGCGGTCCGCGGCGTTGCATCGCGCCGAGCGCGCCCGCCACCGGCTGGCGACGCTGACCGCCCAGCCGGCCGGCACGCTTCAGATCGACGTGCAGGCCCCTCGGCCACTGCGAGCGTCGACGCTCGCGATTGGCGCGCCGTCGGAACTGCTGCGCCGCCGGCCCGACGTGGCTGGCGCGGAAGCGCGGGTCCAGGCGGCCGCGGCCCGGGCCGGCATCGCGCGCGCGGAACTGTTCCCCAGGGTTGAGATCTCTGGCACCGTTGGCCTCGTGGCCGGCAGTGTCGGACGTCTGGCCGACGCGGCCTCGGGGTCGTGGGTCCTCGCGCCGAGGCTGGTGTGGAACGCGCTGGACTGGCCGCGACTCCGCCGCGAATGGCGGGCCGCCGGCGCACTGGCGGACGCCGCTTTCGCGGATTACGAGCAGACGGTACTGGTCGGGATCGAGGAAGCGGAGACCGCGATCGATGCCTACGCCGCGGCCAATCGCGAACTGCAGGCTTTCGAGCGGCGTGCGGGCGCGTCGGCCGATACCGCCAATGTCGTGTTCATTCAGTACCGCGAAGGCTTTGTCGATTCGCTGGCGCGCACGCAGGCCGAGCGCGATGCCATCGCCGGCGCGCTCGATGCCAACCGGGCACTGACGGCGCACCGCATGGCAGTGGTCGGCGTCTATCGAGCCTTGGGTGGCGGCTGGCGCTGACCGTCAGCCGCCGTTACGGCGCCGCCGGGGGCGGTACCCGGCGTTTCGTGGCTTGTTCGAAGGCGAATGCCAGTTCGATCAGCTTCGGCTCGCTGCACTGTGCGCCGACGAAGCCCACGCCGAATGGGGCCGGCATAGCGTTGAACCCAGCGGGGAACGGCGGGCTCGGCGCGTTGGGGACCATGCCGAACGGTACGGCGATGACCGGATAGCCGGCGCGCGCGGCGATCCCGGCGCCGCTGCCACCGGGCGTGATGATGGCGTCGAGGTTGTGGGCCTTCAGCACCGCATCGATTCCCTGGGCGCGACTGAGCCGCAGGTCCTTGGCGTGGTCCGCTTCGTAGCGGGCCTTGTCGGCGACCAGATCGATTTCGTCCGAGATGTCGAGGCGCGACTGGTTGTACTTGATCGCGTTCGCCTTCGCGTGCGCCAGGTTCCACTGGCGCAGTTCGGTCAGCGTCTTGACCGGCGCCGACGGTCCCAGGCTTGCCAGCCACGCGTTGAAATCACGCTTCATGCCGTACTTGAAGTTGGACGTGCAGGTGCTGTCCTTACCCTTCGCGTGCTCCGCGCCGGCGCAGAAATCGAACAGCGGAAAACTGTCGTTGGCGTTGGTGGCCACGAAACTCGGGAGGTCGGCGGGGTCGACGATGGTGGCGCCGTACTGCTTGAGCACCGCGATCGCCTCGGCCATCACCCTGGCCTGCTCGGCGTTGAGTCCGCCGCGTGCCGTGGATTCGCCCGGCAGCGTCACGCGATCCAGGTAGAACGCGCGCGGCACGCCGATGCGCGCGCCCTTCAGGCCGCCGGCATTGAGGAACTTCGTGTAGTCACGATTGGGCGGCGGGGCGCACGTGCGCGTGGCCGCGTCGTTGGGATCCGGCGCTGCGCCCTCCATGGCCCCCAGCATGATCGCTGCGTCGGCCACCGTGCGCGTCATCGGACCGGCGGTGTCATGGTCGGCCGTGATCGGGATGACGCCGTGGCGGCTGATGCGGCCAAGGGTCGGGCGAATGCCGACCAGCATGTTGGCGTTCGACGGACTGATGACTGACCCGCCGGTGTCGGTCCCGACGCTGGCGGCCCACAGGTTGGCGGCCGTGCCGATGCCCGAACTCGAGCCGCCGGTCTGCAGCACCGGCCGGCCGTCGCCCGGCTCGGGCCGCGGGTCTGGCCTGGGGTCGTAGGGATTGAAGGCGAAGCCGCCGACCGCGTTGTAATTGCCGGGCATCGCCGTCGGGTTGCCGGCGACCCAGTTGGCTAGCTCCGTGAGGCCGGTCTTGGCGATGATGATGGCGCCAGCCGCGATGAGGTTCCTGGTGAGCGTCGCCTCGTACGGCGGCACGTAGCCGGCAAACGCGAGCGCGCCGCCGGTGGTGGGCATGTTCGTGGTGTGGATGTTGTCCTTCAAGGCGACCGGAATGCCGTGGAGCGGCCCGCGCAATTTACCTTGCGCCCTCTCGCGATCCAGCACGTCGGCTTCCTGGAGGGCGGTGGGGCTTACCGCCAGCGCCGCATTCAGGCGGTCCTCGTCAATCGCCAGGCGGATCAGGTACTGCTCCACCAACTGGCGCGACGTGATCTGCCCCTTGGCCATGGCCGCCTGCATGGCCGGAATCGTCGCCTCGACAACCGAGAAGCGCTGCTGGCCAGATGGGGCGAGCGCGAATGCCGACACGAGCAACACCAGGGTGACAGTGAACCGTTTCATGCGGGTATTCTAGTAGCCAGATGCCAGATGCCAGAAGCCAGTTCTGGCTACTGGCTACTGGCTACTGGCTACTGGCTACTGGCTACTACCTATGGACATCACTTTCGAGCACGCCTGCACTCTCGTGGGCAGCGCCCTGCGCGGTTCGGCGCGCCAGGAAATCGTCGCGGACGCGGCCCGTGCCCCGAACCTTGGCAAGGCCCTACTGCGCCTGCGCGACAGCATGCGCGCCAACGAGTTCAAGGCCGGCGCCCATCAGATCTTTCTGGACCGGATGATCCGCACCTATGACGGCCGGACGCGCAGCGAAGGCTTCCATGTCCTGCACGACTGGGACGGCGTGTCGCAGCAGGTCAATCCCGACATCATCCCGATTGACGTGCTGCATTTCCTGGTCGAGCAGCGTGGCGGGGAGCCGGCCACCGAGATCGAACTGGCCATCCTGCTGGATTATTACTTCGCGCACGTCCTGCAGCTACTGACGCTGCGCGTTTGGGACGATGGCGACGCGGATCGCAACCTGGATCTGGTGGGCGAGTTGCTGGCCGAACTGCAGGGGCCGAACGGCAGCGGCCAACAGTTTGCCGCGGATGCCGAGACGCTCTTGCTGATCGGCACGTCGCATTACGAGCTGAACGAGTCGGGCTTTGTCACCTTGCTGGCGAAGACCCGGACGCTGAACGAGGCGCACCAGGTGCGAATTGCTCTCGGCCATGCCGCCGCCATGGGCTGTCACCTGCGCTTTGGCTTCGAGGCCCAGTGTGGCCGCGATACCGTCGCGCTGCGCGACGACAATGTCGCCGACTACCCCTGGTTGTGCTTCGCGCTCGCGGGGGTGATGCGCGAGTACGACCGGCGGGTCACTGAGGGGCCGGCTAACCTCCTTCGCCAAGGCTCCGGCGGTCAAGCAGCCGGACACCACATGACGGATCAAGCCGGGCGCGACATTGCCATCCTCGAAGAAGCGCTGCTCAACGGACTGACCCCGGACGCCCGTGCCTTCGTGGGCGTCCCGCCCGCCTCGCTCAACGACTCGCAGGACGATCGCGCGCAGTTCCACCAGTTGTTTACGAAGCACAAGCCGGCCCTGCTGGCGGCGTTCGAAACGTATCGTCCCACCGAGACGGCCTACTCACCGCTGTCGTTCTTCTTCAACTTCTCCCACAACGTCGTGAAGGGCACCGTGGTGGACGCGCTGCTGTGGGGCGAGGCCTGGGACCTGACGCTGAACGACCTGTTCACAGGCGGGCCGCGTGCGGGAGTGGAGGAGGGGTCACAGCAACTGCTGGCGTCGACCCTGATGGGCTATGCGCGGTCGAACCCCGATCGCATTCGCGGGCGGCTGATGCCGGTGATCGTCTACGACCCGCAGTCAGGCCGCCGCGCGTTCACCATCGCGATGGAGAAGCTCTCCCAGCCGTGACGTCGCTAACAGGAGCTCAAGAGATCAAGAGCTAAGAATCTTTGACAAAAATTCTCCTGAACTCCTGAACTCCTGTTTATCTCGTTGCTTTCCAGGGCCGCTGCCCGGCGGGCGTGGTGATGGTTCCGGTGATCTCGTTGCCGGTGATCTTGCCCTGGTAGGTGAAGCCGCCGGCAATGAAGGTGATCTCGTCACCGCGCAGCGCCCGGCTTGAAATGGTGTGCTTCGCGCCGTCGACGGTAATCGAGCCCTCGACCATCTGGTAGGTCTGGAACAGTTCCAGCATCCCGTTGGCCATTTTCCATTGCCCCTGCGCCTTGGCCGGCACAATCCACAACAGCACCTCGCACCAGCTCGCGCAGTCGCTGCTCTCGGGTTCGAGCGTGAGCCGTTCGTCGGGCTCCCAGCCGTCAATGCCGAAAGTGTTGCCGACAATGCGTGAGCCCGGCGTCATCTCGAGGAACTTCGGGGCCAGCCGGTTCAGGTTGACCGGTAGCAGGAACAGGGCCAGCACGCTGGCCTTCGAGATGTCGGCGGCGTACATGTCGCCTTCGACGAACTGCGCCTTGTCGGCGACGCCGGCTTCGGCCGCCAGCTTGCGCGACAGCACCACCATGTCGGGGTTGTACTCAACCCCGACGCCGCGCGCGCCGAGCTGGGCGGCGGCAATGATGTTGCGGCCGTCCCCCGAGCCCAGG
This genomic interval from Acidobacteriota bacterium contains the following:
- a CDS encoding TolC family protein, which gives rise to MVLSLAILGAACAPRYQVPQSTIAAPQTLAATGTSEAAFEAEWWRQFEDPVLDGLMAQALSANRDLQAAASRFAAATELAGAAALLRAPRGGATAVAARQHLSASETPGDAGSGSVSRIQAAVGVAWEADLFGRLRETHRAAVAEAAAAAMDVRGAQVAIAAQVAAAYFELRGAEQDLALIDRLQSSTQQQLETTRALIAAGRVTRLDLLRAQQVEDELAVARSAALHRAERARHRLATLTAQPAGTLQIDVQAPRPLRASTLAIGAPSELLRRRPDVAGAEARVQAAAARAGIARAELFPRVEISGTVGLVAGSVGRLADAASGSWVLAPRLVWNALDWPRLRREWRAAGALADAAFADYEQTVLVGIEEAETAIDAYAAANRELQAFERRAGASADTANVVFIQYREGFVDSLARTQAERDAIAGALDANRALTAHRMAVVGVYRALGGGWR
- a CDS encoding amidase family protein, with protein sequence MKRFTVTLVLLVSAFALAPSGQQRFSVVEATIPAMQAAMAKGQITSRQLVEQYLIRLAIDEDRLNAALAVSPTALQEADVLDRERAQGKLRGPLHGIPVALKDNIHTTNMPTTGGALAFAGYVPPYEATLTRNLIAAGAIIIAKTGLTELANWVAGNPTAMPGNYNAVGGFAFNPYDPRPDPRPEPGDGRPVLQTGGSSSGIGTAANLWAASVGTDTGGSVISPSNANMLVGIRPTLGRISRHGVIPITADHDTAGPMTRTVADAAIMLGAMEGAAPDPNDAATRTCAPPPNRDYTKFLNAGGLKGARIGVPRAFYLDRVTLPGESTARGGLNAEQARVMAEAIAVLKQYGATIVDPADLPSFVATNANDSFPLFDFCAGAEHAKGKDSTCTSNFKYGMKRDFNAWLASLGPSAPVKTLTELRQWNLAHAKANAIKYNQSRLDISDEIDLVADKARYEADHAKDLRLSRAQGIDAVLKAHNLDAIITPGGSGAGIAARAGYPVIAVPFGMVPNAPSPPFPAGFNAMPAPFGVGFVGAQCSEPKLIELAFAFEQATKRRVPPPAAP
- a CDS encoding methyltransferase domain-containing protein, translating into MKASLVFLVLALGAVAHAQEPQTPFEPRSGQAGKDVVWVPSPPAMVSKMLEVAKVTPNDFVMDLGSGDGRNIIAAAQLGARGVGVEYNPDMVVLSRKLAAEAGVADKAQFVEGDMYAADISKASVLALFLLPVNLNRLAPKFLEMTPGSRIVGNTFGIDGWEPDERLTLEPESSDCASWCEVLLWIVPAKAQGQWKMANGMLELFQTYQMVEGSITVDGAKHTISSRALRGDEITFIAGGFTYQGKITGNEITGTITTPAGQRPWKATR